In Raphanus sativus cultivar WK10039 chromosome 5, ASM80110v3, whole genome shotgun sequence, the following proteins share a genomic window:
- the LOC108857127 gene encoding uncharacterized protein LOC108857127 gives MSEFALSSSPEENQNMKKIVFSSLLLSYFQLFCSFIISHPFYFSYILFFSPYMLKILSFLSPLFVTTTLLLLALLSTLHLHDTFPDSESPETQPGFLVSFCSKLGSVLEPKFDVNNEDVNELEAYKMVVEACSMDCASKDENMEVTFVDKFCSHEVSITVSKALTDEKPAEIPPLKLEDQMDLEKEDETEKCEKKEVEEHKVKLESDVVLDNGEGQFWKEPTKEESKAQKVDLVGDCDDESYDLPRLSDFLGEEKKSKVNDQKEEEDVSLRSFGSMRKEKEWRRTLACKLFEERHNADVGQGMDQLWETYETETEKKQTDEEKKENKKKPKKSMMKKMKSIEKKKEVVVEEEDDEDGIDQQQLCCLQALKFSTGKMHLGIARPNLVKLSKAFKGFGRFYNANKHPKKA, from the coding sequence ATGTCTGAATTTGCCTTGTCATCATCTCCAGAAGAGAATCAAAACATGAAGAagattgttttttcttctctaCTTCTTTCTTACTTTCAACTCTTTTGTTCGTTTATCATCTCTCAcccattctatttttcttacatACTCTTCTTCTCACCTTACATGCTCAAGATTCTATCTTTTCTCTCACCGCTCTTCGTTACCACCACACTCCTGCTTCTCGCTTTACTCAGTACTCTGCATCTTCACGACACTTTTCCCGACTCTGAATCACCCGAAACGCAACCAGGCTTCCTCGTTTCCTTTTGTAGTAAGCTCGGTAGTGTCTTGGAGCCCAAGTTTGATGTCAACAATGAGGATGTTAACGAACTGGAAGCGTATAAGATGGTCGTTGAGGCTTGCTCAATGGACTGTGCGTCCAAGGATGAGAATATGGAGGTAACGTTTGTTGACAAATTCTGTAGCCATGAGGTCAGCATCACCGTGTCGAAAGCTCTAACCGATGAGAAACCAGCTGAGATCCCACCGCTCAAGTTGGAGGATCAGATGGACTTGGAGAAAGAAGACGAAACAGAGAAGTGTGAAAAGAAAGAAGTAGAAGAACATAAAGTCAAGCTAGAAAGTGACGTTGTCCTAGATAATGGAGAAGGGCAGTTTTGGAAAGAACCGACAAAAGAAGAATCCAAGGCTCAAAAAGTAGATCTTGTCGGAGATTGTGATGATGAAAGCTATGATCTCCCAAGACTGAGCGACTTTCtcggagaagagaagaaaagcaaAGTGAATGatcagaaagaagaagaagatgtttcTCTAAGGAGCTTTGGGTCAATGAGGAAAGAGAAAGAGTGGAGGAGAACATTGGCATGCAAGCTGTTCGAGGAACGACACAACGCTGACGTAGGACAAGGGATGGATCAGCTTTGGGAGACTTACGAGACCGAAACAGAGAAGAAGCAAACCGACGAAGAGAAGAAGGAAAACAAGAAGAAGCCAAAGAAGtcgatgatgaagaagatgaagagcatagagaagaagaaggaagtaGTAGTGGAAGAGGAAGACGATGAAGATGGGATTGATCAGCAGCAACTGTGTTGCTTGCAAGCACTGAAGTTCTCAACTGGGAAAATGCATTTGGGAATTGCGAGGCCTAACCTTGTGAAGCTATCTAAGGCCTTCAAAGGATTTGGAAGGTTTTACAATGCCAACAAGCATCCCAAGAAAGCATGA
- the LOC108858243 gene encoding uncharacterized protein LOC108858243: protein MDGVHVCVKVKPELQGMYWNRHDRTSFNIMAICDLNMLFTYVWNGAPGSCHNTSVITMAHDGDSEFPLPPGDKYYVVDSGYPHKQGFLASYRSSRNEVIRYHMSHFNNGPPPKNKKELFNRCHASLRSVIERTFGVLKKKWRILSEFPRYDTAVQKRVVKMGRREIEICRGPIAV from the exons ATGGATGGAGTTCATGTATGTGTTAAAGTGAAGCCTGAACTGCAAGGAATGTACTGGAATCGACATGATAGGACATCATTTAACATCATGGCGATATGTGATCTAAATATGTTGTTTACATATGTTTGGAATGGAGCACCCGGATCATGTCACAATACATCAGTTATCACGATGGCACATGACGGTGATTCTGAATTTCCTTTACCTCCAGGAGACAAGTATTATGTAGTTGATTCTGGGTATCCACATAAGCAAGGTTTTTTGGCTTCATATAGATCTTCTCGGAATGAAGTTATTAGATATCACATGTCTCATTTTAACAATGGTCCTCCTCCTAAGAATAAAAAAGAACTTTTTAATCGATGTCATGCATCTCTACGTTCTGTTATTGAAAGGACGTTTGGAGTTTTGAAGAAGAAATGGAGGATTTTGAGTGAATTTCCGAGATATGATACTGCAGTTCAAAAGAGAGTG GTAAAGATGGGCagaagagagatagagatatGCAGGGGACCAATAGCTGTGtag